A genomic region of Alicyclobacillus sp. SO9 contains the following coding sequences:
- a CDS encoding SDR family NAD(P)-dependent oxidoreductase: MRLKDKVCLITGAGKGIGAATAAKFAEEGAVVEVADIDEKAGQGTVVAIQNAGGHARFTLVDVTNESSIANWIHQVTRVHKRIDVLFNNAGISAVGELHEVSRDVWDRVLAVNVTGVYLVSKTVVPVMMGQHSGSIINMSSCIAEIGLAQRAAYAATKGAVLAMTKSMQVDYAPHGIRVNALLPGTIYTPFVEDYLKRSYEDPTAAIEQLKLRQLGGDLGTPEDVAFAALYLASEESRYVLGTGLSVDGGVVGGKSV; this comes from the coding sequence ATGCGACTGAAAGATAAGGTTTGTCTTATTACGGGAGCAGGCAAGGGAATTGGTGCAGCCACGGCTGCAAAATTTGCTGAGGAAGGTGCTGTCGTTGAAGTAGCGGATATCGATGAAAAAGCAGGTCAAGGAACGGTGGTTGCTATTCAAAATGCAGGCGGACATGCCAGGTTTACACTCGTTGACGTGACAAATGAGTCCTCTATTGCAAATTGGATTCACCAGGTAACCCGCGTCCATAAGCGTATTGACGTCTTGTTCAATAATGCGGGAATCAGTGCTGTTGGAGAATTGCATGAGGTGTCGCGTGATGTGTGGGACAGAGTTTTGGCAGTGAATGTTACAGGGGTGTACCTCGTATCGAAGACAGTCGTTCCTGTGATGATGGGGCAGCATTCTGGTTCTATTATCAATATGTCATCGTGTATAGCAGAAATCGGTTTGGCTCAACGGGCTGCCTACGCAGCTACAAAGGGAGCCGTTTTGGCTATGACCAAGTCTATGCAGGTAGATTATGCGCCCCATGGTATCAGAGTCAATGCACTGCTTCCAGGGACGATCTATACACCTTTTGTGGAAGACTACTTGAAACGTTCCTACGAGGACCCGACGGCTGCTATTGAGCAATTGAAATTACGGCAACTTGGCGGTGACCTAGGTACACCGGAAGATGTGGCATTTGCAGCCCTTTACCTCGCCTCGGAAGAGTCTCGGTATGTCCTAGGAACTGGTTTGTCTGTGGATGGAGGAGTTGTTGGAGGAAAGTCTGTCTAG
- a CDS encoding four-carbon acid sugar kinase family protein, with protein MDQDGIEEKSRILLSYYGDDFTGSTDCLEVLALNGLETVLFFQIPDTDVLQTEFKDVQCIGLAGVSRAMTPAEMKAQLPDVFLFLKQLHADIVHYKVCSTFDSSPTQGSIGLAIDIGREAFAEQGIVPLVVGAPALKRYTVFGNHFASVMETTYRLDRHPTMSRHPSTPMQEADIRLILGQQTQYPTSTMDIHSLDGNMTEVRTRFQKISASNPSSVMLFDVLDENRLTKTGQLIWESAQSGNHFVVGSSGVEYALTSYWNKAGHCIKRSEDDGSHPVSQILVLSGSCSPVTERQIAHALDAGFVGFKLSPSLLIGDTQKVVPRLHELMGKAVAALAEGKSVIFYSALGPEDSSIDQVKANAAALGLRDFNSVEAIGKQLGILARELIHQTHVQRLVVAGGDTSGIVARELHIDAVRMYLPIDPGGPLCYVHSSDKAVNGTQIALKGGQVGGEDYFLKVREGRSYTSSTHGAERR; from the coding sequence GTGGACCAGGATGGAATCGAGGAAAAGAGCCGCATCCTATTAAGCTATTACGGTGACGATTTTACGGGATCGACGGATTGTTTGGAAGTCCTTGCATTGAATGGTTTAGAAACGGTTTTGTTCTTTCAAATTCCAGATACGGACGTCTTACAAACTGAGTTCAAGGATGTTCAGTGTATTGGTTTGGCTGGTGTCAGTCGCGCGATGACGCCAGCGGAAATGAAAGCGCAACTGCCCGACGTGTTTCTATTCTTAAAACAGTTGCATGCAGACATTGTTCACTACAAAGTGTGCTCAACGTTTGATTCATCTCCGACGCAGGGTTCCATAGGACTGGCGATTGACATCGGTCGAGAAGCTTTTGCTGAACAAGGTATCGTACCCTTGGTCGTCGGCGCTCCCGCCTTAAAGCGATATACCGTATTTGGCAATCATTTCGCGTCAGTTATGGAGACAACCTACCGTTTAGACAGGCATCCAACCATGTCCAGGCATCCTAGTACGCCAATGCAGGAAGCCGATATACGTCTTATCCTGGGTCAACAGACCCAGTACCCAACTTCCACAATGGACATTCACAGTCTTGATGGGAATATGACAGAGGTTCGAACGCGGTTTCAGAAAATCAGCGCATCCAACCCGTCTTCAGTCATGTTGTTTGACGTGCTGGACGAGAATCGTTTAACCAAGACAGGCCAGTTAATTTGGGAAAGTGCACAATCAGGCAATCACTTTGTGGTCGGGTCATCAGGTGTGGAGTACGCACTAACGTCTTATTGGAATAAGGCTGGCCATTGCATCAAGAGGAGTGAAGATGATGGTTCTCATCCTGTATCGCAGATCCTTGTGTTATCGGGGAGTTGTTCTCCGGTCACTGAGAGGCAAATCGCACATGCCCTCGACGCCGGCTTTGTGGGTTTCAAGCTTTCACCCAGTCTATTGATTGGAGACACCCAAAAAGTAGTGCCGCGCTTGCATGAGTTGATGGGGAAAGCCGTCGCAGCCCTGGCAGAAGGAAAGAGTGTCATCTTCTATTCTGCGTTAGGACCGGAGGATTCCAGTATTGACCAGGTGAAAGCGAATGCTGCGGCACTTGGACTAAGAGACTTTAACTCAGTTGAAGCCATCGGGAAACAACTGGGGATACTGGCCCGAGAGTTAATCCATCAGACACATGTTCAGAGACTTGTGGTGGCCGGCGGAGACACCTCCGGGATAGTTGCCAGGGAACTTCACATCGACGCTGTCAGAATGTACTTGCCCATCGATCCAGGAGGACCGTTGTGCTATGTGCATTCCTCGGACAAAGCCGTGAATGGAACCCAAATTGCTCTCAAGGGCGGACAAGTCGGCGGGGAAGACTACTTTTTGAAAGTTCGAGAAGGACGATCTTACACATCTTCAACTCACGGTGCAGAGCGTCGCTAG
- a CDS encoding glycoside hydrolase family 2 TIM barrel-domain containing protein, translated as MPLFQPNDWENPHMLQRNRESMHSPLGAYASEQEARTCDRNLSKFTSNLNGVWKFKLVDHPGEVPQGFYDEGYDVSQWANITVPGNWELQGFGHPIYTNVKYPFRMDDPSDRHLLAASTEGDQSHVLYPPFVPTDNPTGCYVRTFTVPDEWHGREVFINFEGVESAFYLWVNGTLIGYSQDSKLSAEFNLTTYLKTGRNTLAVQVMRWCDGSYLEDQDYWYLSGIYRSVQLYSKPKMRIQDIKVFTLLDDNYHDADLVVYAYVNKIPGYADLTVSAKLIDGTGHQVAKCKARVARDTSIDTAGFGSEAGAALLRTTVSAPDKWSAEHPCLYTLVLTLVDSNDTEVDYESCRVGFRRIEVGADNVVRLNGERLIIRGVNRHEHHPDTGRHLTEEHMRNEIAAMKRLNFNAVRTSHYPNDPLWYDLCDELGIYLVDEANIETHGIQSLLSKDAEWTNAYMDRMTRMVLRDKNHPSILFWSLGNESGVGMNHAAMAGWVRQYDAYRIVQVFEFEGPNPLVTDIRVPMYPELESLEEKLTDLADKRPIILLEYAYGKSNSTGNVHKFWDLVEKYPRFQGGFVWDWSDKALTRVLDDGTRFWAYGGDFGENVVDPVPDTCLNGVVHPDLTPHPGAYDLKKAQSPVTIQCEDIWQGTVLVHNKYLDSDLSDLYLAWELTENGTAVHSGKSPFPSLKPSQKCVMQLPIEPPKGKRGMEYFLNLSVCLNREQWWAPAGYEVYSEQFQLPIVADRNGEPPVARSDETIDVEETSGLLHLISSIFEIDFDKQRGVITRYAIQGRSLIDEGLLENFFRAPTGIDSGIGWVSSIAGDWYAHGLDRVQRHVNRVEVFYNPHAVCVEVRTLVKADDSHDDFNSLIRYTFYPDGRIDIAHRVVVTSSLPNLPRIGVTLTIPLEYSSLKWYGRGPNENYADRKLSTHIGLYDSTVDAQHYPYIVPVECGGKEDVRWFSLANSEGNGLVVKGLQPFHFDVHRNPVSDYVQARHTHELQARDKIWVNIDCVHSGLGGDNGWTYCTVHDEYRVKPGTYEYSFTLQPL; from the coding sequence GTGCCGCTATTTCAACCAAATGACTGGGAAAATCCTCATATGTTACAAAGAAACCGAGAATCCATGCACAGCCCCCTGGGTGCATATGCAAGTGAACAAGAGGCGAGAACATGTGATAGAAACCTCTCCAAGTTCACAAGTAATTTGAATGGTGTGTGGAAATTTAAGTTGGTCGACCATCCCGGAGAAGTTCCCCAGGGCTTCTACGACGAAGGCTACGACGTGTCACAGTGGGCAAACATTACTGTTCCGGGTAACTGGGAACTACAAGGGTTCGGACATCCCATTTACACGAATGTCAAATATCCGTTCCGGATGGACGACCCCTCGGATAGGCATTTGTTAGCGGCATCCACCGAAGGGGACCAATCACACGTACTATACCCGCCCTTTGTTCCGACGGATAACCCCACAGGCTGTTATGTGCGCACATTTACAGTTCCGGATGAATGGCACGGACGGGAGGTTTTCATAAATTTCGAGGGCGTTGAATCGGCGTTCTACCTCTGGGTGAACGGTACTTTAATTGGCTATTCGCAAGATAGTAAGTTGAGCGCAGAGTTCAATCTGACGACGTATTTGAAGACCGGGCGGAACACTTTGGCTGTACAAGTTATGCGCTGGTGCGACGGCTCCTATCTTGAAGACCAAGATTATTGGTATTTATCTGGAATTTACCGCAGTGTCCAATTGTACAGTAAGCCGAAAATGCGGATTCAAGACATCAAAGTATTTACGTTGTTGGATGACAACTATCACGACGCTGACCTGGTTGTATACGCATACGTCAATAAGATTCCCGGATATGCTGACCTGACTGTCAGTGCGAAACTCATCGATGGAACAGGACATCAAGTCGCAAAATGTAAAGCTAGGGTGGCTAGAGACACCTCGATTGATACCGCCGGATTTGGTTCAGAGGCGGGCGCAGCACTCCTTCGAACCACGGTGTCAGCGCCCGACAAATGGAGTGCGGAACACCCCTGTCTGTATACTCTAGTTTTGACGCTGGTAGATTCAAATGACACGGAGGTTGACTACGAAAGCTGCAGGGTTGGATTTCGCCGAATCGAAGTCGGCGCCGACAATGTGGTTAGGCTAAATGGAGAGCGACTGATTATTCGTGGTGTCAACCGTCATGAGCATCATCCTGACACGGGCCGTCATCTCACCGAAGAACACATGCGTAATGAAATCGCGGCCATGAAACGACTGAATTTTAACGCAGTGCGCACCAGTCACTATCCAAACGATCCCTTATGGTACGACCTGTGTGATGAATTGGGGATCTACCTTGTTGATGAAGCGAATATAGAAACGCATGGCATTCAAAGTTTACTATCCAAGGACGCAGAATGGACCAATGCCTACATGGACCGCATGACCAGGATGGTACTGAGAGATAAGAACCATCCATCCATTTTGTTTTGGTCTCTGGGTAATGAATCAGGCGTCGGAATGAACCATGCGGCCATGGCAGGATGGGTACGACAATACGATGCCTATCGAATTGTACAGGTGTTTGAGTTTGAAGGGCCTAATCCTTTGGTGACAGATATTCGTGTTCCCATGTATCCGGAGTTGGAATCGCTCGAGGAGAAGTTGACGGACCTAGCGGATAAAAGGCCCATCATCTTGCTTGAATACGCTTATGGTAAAAGCAACAGCACCGGAAATGTTCATAAGTTTTGGGATCTGGTGGAGAAGTATCCTCGGTTTCAAGGCGGATTTGTGTGGGATTGGAGTGACAAAGCACTTACGAGAGTTTTGGATGACGGAACTCGGTTTTGGGCTTACGGAGGGGATTTTGGAGAAAATGTGGTCGATCCCGTTCCCGACACTTGCCTCAATGGCGTTGTGCACCCTGACCTGACCCCTCACCCAGGTGCATATGACCTAAAAAAGGCACAATCCCCGGTGACAATTCAGTGTGAAGACATTTGGCAGGGAACAGTTCTCGTTCACAACAAGTATTTGGATTCAGATTTAAGCGATTTGTACCTCGCGTGGGAACTCACAGAGAACGGAACGGCAGTGCATTCGGGAAAAAGTCCGTTTCCTTCTCTGAAACCGAGTCAAAAGTGTGTCATGCAGCTTCCGATTGAACCTCCCAAAGGCAAACGGGGTATGGAGTATTTTCTGAATCTCTCAGTTTGCCTTAACAGAGAACAGTGGTGGGCACCGGCTGGCTATGAAGTCTACTCGGAACAATTCCAACTACCCATCGTTGCAGATCGTAATGGCGAACCACCCGTGGCGCGTAGTGACGAAACGATTGATGTGGAGGAAACTTCAGGTTTGCTGCACCTGATATCTTCAATTTTTGAAATAGACTTTGATAAACAAAGAGGCGTTATCACCAGGTATGCGATACAAGGGAGATCATTGATAGACGAGGGTTTGTTGGAGAATTTTTTCCGTGCTCCAACAGGCATTGACAGCGGTATTGGATGGGTGAGCTCAATTGCCGGGGATTGGTATGCACACGGTTTGGATAGAGTGCAACGCCACGTCAACCGTGTAGAGGTATTTTACAATCCGCATGCTGTGTGTGTTGAAGTACGTACTCTGGTAAAGGCAGACGACAGTCATGACGACTTTAACAGCTTGATTCGGTATACGTTCTATCCTGATGGTCGCATCGACATTGCGCACCGGGTTGTCGTTACTTCGTCATTGCCCAACCTGCCTCGTATTGGTGTGACTCTGACCATCCCTCTTGAGTACAGTTCTCTTAAGTGGTATGGACGGGGTCCAAACGAAAACTATGCTGACAGGAAGTTGAGCACCCATATAGGCTTGTACGACAGCACGGTGGATGCACAGCACTATCCGTATATCGTTCCCGTTGAATGCGGTGGCAAGGAAGATGTGCGTTGGTTTTCCTTAGCGAATTCAGAAGGGAATGGGCTTGTCGTCAAAGGGCTTCAACCATTCCACTTTGACGTGCATCGAAATCCAGTCAGTGACTACGTCCAGGCACGACATACTCATGAATTGCAGGCCAGAGACAAGATTTGGGTCAACATCGACTGCGTTCATTCCGGGCTTGGCGGTGACAACGGATGGACGTATTGTACGGTTCATGATGAATACCGGGTCAAACCAGGGACTTATGAATACAGCTTTACCTTGCAACCGCTGTGA
- a CDS encoding beta-galactosidase, with product MINEKLPKIIYGGDYSPEQWPQETWDNDMELFADAGIDVATINVFSWAINQPDEDTYNFEWLDKVMDKLADRGMYACLATSTAAHPAWMAKRYPEVLSVDFDGRKRKFGMRHNSCPNSPVYRKYSRLMAQKLAERYRDHPALLLWHINNEYISDCYCDTCAAEFRKWLQRRYGSLQELNRAWYTAFWSHTFYDWDEIVPPNVQSEHWTPDKTAFPGISLDYARFHSESVLACYLEEYEAIKAVTPNVKVTTNYHGAGTYKPLDYFEWAKHMDIVAWDNYPSIDTPVSQIAFRHDLMRGMKDGAPYMIMEQTPSQQNWQPYNSLKRPGVMRLLSYQAVARGADGILFFQLKKSRGGCEKFHGAVIDHLPTTETRVFQECAALGQELKQLGDILLDSRVSARVAILFDWENWWAVEYSSGPTQQLKYVNEVQKFYDAFFSQHIPVDIISVDTDLTQYDIVIAPVLYMVKNGYERKLKAFVEAGGFLWATFFSGIVNESDLVTTSGYPGVLRDLLGVWVEELDALRPEDSNSLTLHPGNLGFERTYTCNMICEVVHPETAETVATYNKDFYRGGAAVTRNRYGSGEAWYVATNPEQKFIKDLALVLCEQKGILPLLDNKEEGIEVSRRYSDSHVFTFYLNHLDENATIDLGAAEVFELLQKKAVSGKQHVPPKGVLICQQPIR from the coding sequence ATGATTAATGAGAAACTTCCAAAAATTATATATGGCGGCGACTACAGCCCTGAGCAATGGCCGCAGGAAACCTGGGACAATGACATGGAGCTCTTTGCGGACGCGGGTATCGATGTAGCAACCATCAATGTATTCTCATGGGCCATCAATCAACCGGATGAAGACACTTACAACTTCGAGTGGTTGGATAAGGTCATGGATAAGTTGGCGGACAGGGGAATGTATGCCTGTCTTGCTACCAGCACTGCTGCCCATCCTGCGTGGATGGCGAAGCGGTATCCAGAGGTTTTGTCGGTGGATTTTGACGGCCGAAAGCGTAAGTTTGGCATGCGGCACAATTCCTGCCCAAATAGTCCTGTGTACCGAAAGTATTCACGCCTAATGGCGCAGAAATTAGCAGAACGATATCGGGATCACCCTGCACTATTGCTGTGGCATATTAACAACGAGTACATTTCTGACTGTTACTGTGACACCTGTGCCGCAGAATTTCGGAAATGGCTGCAACGCAGGTACGGTTCGCTGCAGGAACTAAACAGGGCTTGGTACACCGCATTTTGGAGTCACACGTTCTATGACTGGGATGAAATCGTTCCACCCAATGTGCAAAGTGAGCATTGGACCCCTGACAAGACTGCATTTCCAGGCATCTCTTTGGACTACGCTCGATTTCATTCAGAAAGTGTTCTGGCTTGTTATCTGGAAGAATACGAGGCTATAAAGGCAGTGACTCCAAACGTGAAAGTCACTACAAACTATCACGGCGCAGGAACCTACAAACCGCTTGATTACTTTGAGTGGGCAAAACACATGGACATTGTTGCTTGGGATAATTATCCGTCCATCGACACACCTGTCAGCCAGATAGCTTTCAGACACGATTTGATGAGGGGCATGAAAGACGGAGCCCCGTATATGATTATGGAACAAACACCCAGCCAGCAGAATTGGCAGCCATACAACTCACTCAAACGTCCTGGTGTCATGAGGTTGTTAAGCTATCAAGCTGTTGCTCGGGGGGCCGATGGAATTTTGTTCTTTCAACTAAAAAAATCACGAGGTGGTTGTGAAAAGTTTCATGGTGCTGTTATCGATCACTTACCGACCACAGAGACCCGGGTCTTTCAGGAATGCGCTGCACTCGGGCAGGAGTTGAAGCAACTCGGCGACATTCTTCTTGATTCTCGAGTATCAGCTCGTGTTGCCATTCTCTTCGACTGGGAGAACTGGTGGGCTGTAGAGTATTCGTCAGGCCCGACTCAGCAGCTAAAATACGTCAACGAGGTACAGAAATTTTATGATGCATTCTTTAGCCAACACATACCGGTCGACATCATCAGCGTTGATACAGACCTGACACAGTATGACATCGTCATAGCTCCGGTTTTGTATATGGTTAAAAACGGGTATGAGCGAAAGCTGAAAGCCTTTGTGGAAGCAGGCGGATTCCTCTGGGCAACCTTCTTTTCCGGAATTGTTAATGAGTCCGATCTCGTCACCACTTCCGGGTACCCAGGTGTGCTTCGCGACTTGTTAGGTGTGTGGGTGGAAGAACTTGACGCGCTGCGCCCAGAGGATTCAAACAGCCTTACACTGCATCCAGGTAATTTGGGCTTTGAGAGAACCTATACATGTAACATGATTTGTGAGGTGGTGCATCCGGAAACGGCTGAGACTGTTGCAACCTACAACAAGGATTTTTACCGAGGCGGGGCAGCTGTGACGCGAAATCGTTATGGTTCGGGCGAAGCATGGTATGTGGCCACGAACCCTGAACAGAAATTCATCAAGGATTTAGCTCTCGTGTTGTGTGAACAGAAGGGGATTTTGCCTCTGCTGGACAACAAGGAGGAAGGCATTGAAGTCAGCAGGCGTTATAGTGACAGCCACGTTTTCACATTTTACCTCAATCACCTCGATGAAAATGCCACCATTGATTTGGGTGCAGCAGAGGTCTTTGAACTGTTGCAGAAAAAAGCCGTATCCGGCAAGCAGCATGTGCCGCCGAAGGGTGTCTTGATTTGTCAACAACCGATTCGGTAA
- a CDS encoding sialate O-acetylesterase, with product MQRVLGVQVLEGPRDWQIIQRNEYGAASITLRGTWNAMSDDDVNIQARIVDEQTNAPVSASLDWLSGTVDMEEKRFEIVLKGVPQGGLYRIETRIRRTGEDRRALRGDYIHHLGVGDIYVIAGQSNASGTGKGVVTDGPMLGVHLFANDEQWKLATHPLEDAQGTLHPITATGIFHGHSPWLAFAKHVFKKTGIPIGLIPTALGGSPISRWIHDVDCPGDLFENMKSMMTAAGGTIAGVLWYQGESDTDPQGVEMYPGRFRTFVDAARSYTSNATLPIYVGQLNRWTDANADDSSWSAIRDIQRRLALEMEHVHLVITIDSSLSDAIHNNAASNVVIGERFAAVALEKFYGLPKMTAFPAPARLYFTDNNRTRIRIEFVNVSGEWMASSPVITDFYVEDGGRAVQMEAVTIHPDNSVEIELDHSCTGEVVVHCMFGGNPSISLRDDLGRCAVPFSMTVERVLGA from the coding sequence ATGCAACGCGTATTAGGCGTACAGGTATTGGAAGGACCGCGGGATTGGCAAATCATTCAACGAAACGAGTACGGTGCAGCATCTATCACATTACGAGGCACATGGAATGCCATGTCTGATGACGATGTCAACATTCAGGCCCGGATTGTCGACGAGCAGACGAACGCACCTGTCAGTGCTTCCTTGGACTGGTTAAGTGGAACCGTTGATATGGAAGAAAAGCGTTTTGAAATCGTTCTGAAGGGAGTACCTCAAGGCGGACTATATAGAATTGAAACGCGTATTCGTCGAACCGGTGAAGACCGACGAGCTCTTCGAGGGGATTATATTCATCACCTCGGTGTTGGAGACATTTACGTCATTGCGGGCCAGAGCAACGCATCCGGAACCGGTAAGGGGGTAGTGACGGACGGTCCGATGCTTGGAGTCCATTTATTTGCCAACGATGAGCAGTGGAAGTTAGCGACTCACCCGCTGGAAGATGCACAGGGTACCTTGCATCCGATTACTGCTACAGGGATTTTCCACGGGCACAGTCCCTGGCTCGCCTTTGCAAAGCATGTATTTAAAAAGACGGGTATTCCAATTGGGTTAATCCCAACGGCACTGGGAGGCAGTCCTATCTCCAGATGGATTCACGATGTTGACTGTCCCGGTGACTTGTTTGAGAACATGAAAAGCATGATGACTGCGGCAGGCGGCACCATTGCGGGTGTCTTGTGGTATCAGGGCGAAAGCGATACTGACCCGCAAGGTGTTGAAATGTATCCCGGTCGTTTTAGAACATTTGTGGATGCTGCGCGATCCTACACCTCCAATGCAACACTCCCCATTTACGTCGGCCAATTGAACAGATGGACGGATGCGAATGCGGACGATTCTTCCTGGAGTGCAATTCGAGATATTCAGCGCAGACTAGCATTGGAAATGGAACATGTTCATTTGGTGATTACAATCGATTCTTCTCTCTCTGATGCGATCCACAATAATGCTGCAAGCAACGTCGTGATTGGAGAACGCTTCGCTGCGGTTGCGCTAGAGAAATTCTACGGTTTGCCGAAAATGACTGCCTTTCCCGCTCCCGCTCGTCTCTACTTTACGGATAATAATCGAACCCGCATTCGAATTGAGTTTGTCAATGTATCTGGAGAATGGATGGCTTCATCTCCCGTTATAACGGACTTTTATGTGGAGGATGGGGGCCGTGCTGTGCAGATGGAGGCTGTCACGATCCATCCGGACAACAGTGTGGAGATTGAGTTAGACCACTCTTGTACGGGCGAAGTGGTTGTCCACTGCATGTTTGGCGGGAATCCTTCCATCTCTCTGCGGGACGACCTTGGCCGTTGCGCGGTACCTTTCTCTATGACTGTGGAAAGAGTGCTTGGTGCATAG
- a CDS encoding extracellular solute-binding protein, whose product MKLRFAGRKFDSFEKALSIQVKRFTSLYPDWDVDLDFYEVEDLYRVIREGKNNYDVVMCSTDWLPEFIQKSKLAALDPFFEVAPIDGWPDDWTNSLKAPQLGPDGKCYGIAYHDGPVMFYYRKDLFEDPKEQHIFEQRFGMPLAVPNTWEEFIRVARHFTRPEQGLFGTVIGGYPDGHNNVFDFLLQLWSRGGSLFDADRRPVFNSDKGIQALQFLVDLIHVHKVVPPEVFDLDSIRAGEYYYSAGRAAMTWNWSHIAACAELPELSSIVGKNSWTVIPIGEGSEGRRTSVISYYINGILQTSKHPDMAYRLMKVLSSKDMDKITTFEGGIGTRLSTWRDPQVLHRFPFFSMIERIHGHARSTPQMIEYPQINQILNQAVDAALHLRGEVGQLLDEAVEETQSLL is encoded by the coding sequence ATGAAACTTCGCTTTGCCGGACGCAAGTTCGATTCTTTTGAAAAGGCTCTCAGTATTCAGGTGAAACGTTTTACATCCCTCTACCCGGATTGGGATGTTGACCTGGATTTTTACGAAGTTGAAGACCTCTACCGTGTCATTCGGGAAGGGAAGAACAATTATGATGTCGTGATGTGTTCGACAGATTGGCTCCCAGAGTTCATACAAAAATCTAAGCTGGCAGCTTTAGATCCGTTTTTTGAGGTCGCCCCGATTGATGGCTGGCCCGACGACTGGACAAACAGCCTGAAAGCGCCTCAGCTAGGCCCGGATGGCAAGTGCTACGGTATCGCTTATCACGACGGTCCTGTGATGTTTTACTATCGCAAAGATTTATTTGAAGACCCAAAGGAACAGCATATATTTGAGCAAAGGTTTGGGATGCCTTTGGCAGTTCCTAACACGTGGGAGGAGTTCATTAGGGTCGCGAGGCATTTTACGCGTCCGGAACAGGGACTGTTCGGGACTGTCATTGGAGGATATCCTGACGGGCATAACAATGTATTTGACTTTTTGTTGCAACTATGGAGTCGAGGCGGCTCTCTCTTTGACGCCGACAGACGCCCGGTTTTTAATTCCGACAAAGGAATCCAAGCACTACAGTTTTTGGTGGACCTGATTCATGTTCATAAAGTGGTACCTCCGGAGGTTTTTGATTTGGACAGTATCAGAGCTGGTGAATACTACTACAGCGCAGGACGGGCCGCCATGACTTGGAACTGGAGTCACATTGCTGCATGTGCTGAACTACCTGAGCTTTCAAGTATCGTTGGAAAAAACAGTTGGACCGTAATTCCTATAGGGGAAGGCAGCGAAGGGCGAAGAACATCCGTTATTTCCTATTATATTAATGGAATACTCCAGACGAGCAAACACCCGGACATGGCTTATCGGCTTATGAAAGTGCTGAGTTCGAAAGACATGGATAAGATCACTACATTTGAGGGCGGGATTGGTACGCGCCTGTCAACGTGGAGAGACCCTCAGGTGCTGCACCGATTTCCCTTTTTCTCCATGATTGAGCGTATTCATGGGCATGCCAGAAGCACACCTCAGATGATTGAATATCCACAAATCAATCAAATTCTGAACCAGGCTGTCGATGCAGCACTGCACTTGCGCGGTGAAGTAGGCCAGTTACTAGACGAAGCTGTTGAGGAAACGCAGTCTTTGTTGTAA
- a CDS encoding MaoC/PaaZ C-terminal domain-containing protein: MASIFYEDYEIGQTRETLGRTITETDIVIHAGQTGDFYPHHMDAKWSADQEFGQRIAHGTLVFSVGVGLTAGEINPAAFSYGYDRLRFIRPVFIGDTIHARVSIKEKRDHRKHIDSGVVVELCEVFNQKDEVVLACEHLLLVKRREAS; encoded by the coding sequence GTGGCGTCTATATTCTATGAAGATTATGAAATCGGTCAAACGCGTGAGACACTCGGCAGAACGATAACAGAGACCGACATTGTCATTCACGCAGGTCAGACTGGAGACTTTTATCCACACCACATGGACGCGAAGTGGAGTGCTGACCAAGAATTTGGACAAAGAATTGCACATGGGACCTTGGTTTTTAGCGTTGGGGTCGGATTGACCGCAGGTGAGATCAACCCCGCGGCGTTCTCTTATGGCTACGACAGGCTGCGTTTTATTAGACCTGTTTTTATCGGGGATACAATTCATGCGCGGGTTTCTATTAAGGAAAAACGCGATCATCGAAAACACATTGACTCCGGTGTCGTGGTTGAACTGTGCGAGGTATTCAACCAAAAAGACGAGGTTGTTTTGGCTTGTGAGCACCTGTTGTTGGTGAAGCGGAGAGAGGCCAGTTAA